A DNA window from Guyparkeria halophila contains the following coding sequences:
- a CDS encoding vWA domain-containing protein has product MIGFGSPWVLLLLTALPVIYPFWARRVRDRAPSRLLRHPALGRDPADRGPRGGQRWLLALLLLALTSLVVALARPVWVGESLQADEPARSIVLLVDASPSMASRDFRDAEGRPASRMGVMREALDAFITAHPRDRFSLMVVTDSAGTLVPETDDHGALRFWIEQLEPGLDGSATALGDGLAVAMESIAERRERGEAPPQLLVWTDGVNTGGEMSPAEALTLARAENIELFTVNLAPGDAGPASGEPTLEDLARLSGGEAIAAGDREALFSVTDVIERHEPEADARDTRRERHSLLAWFLALGLAALLAAQFLNVRLAA; this is encoded by the coding sequence ATGATCGGCTTCGGTTCGCCCTGGGTGCTGTTGCTGCTGACCGCCCTGCCCGTGATCTATCCGTTCTGGGCGCGTCGGGTGCGTGATCGCGCGCCTTCACGCCTGTTGCGCCACCCGGCACTGGGGCGCGACCCGGCCGACCGAGGTCCGCGCGGCGGTCAGCGGTGGTTGCTGGCCCTGCTCCTGCTCGCGTTGACCAGCCTGGTGGTCGCGCTGGCCCGCCCGGTCTGGGTGGGCGAGTCGCTGCAGGCGGACGAGCCGGCCCGCTCGATCGTGCTGCTGGTGGACGCCAGCCCCAGCATGGCGAGCCGCGATTTCCGCGACGCCGAGGGCCGGCCGGCCTCGCGCATGGGGGTGATGCGCGAGGCCTTGGACGCATTCATTACCGCCCATCCGCGCGACCGCTTTTCCCTGATGGTGGTGACCGATTCGGCCGGCACGCTGGTGCCCGAGACCGACGATCACGGCGCGCTGCGATTCTGGATCGAACAGCTCGAGCCGGGTCTCGACGGCAGTGCAACCGCACTCGGCGATGGTCTGGCCGTGGCGATGGAATCGATCGCCGAGCGCCGCGAGCGCGGCGAGGCGCCACCGCAGTTGCTCGTCTGGACCGACGGGGTCAATACCGGTGGCGAAATGAGCCCGGCCGAGGCGCTGACGCTGGCGCGGGCCGAGAACATCGAGCTGTTCACCGTCAACCTGGCCCCGGGCGATGCCGGCCCCGCGAGCGGGGAGCCGACCCTCGAGGATCTGGCCCGACTGTCCGGTGGCGAGGCGATTGCCGCCGGGGATCGCGAGGCCCTGTTCTCGGTGACCGACGTGATCGAGCGCCACGAGCCGGAGGCGGATGCCCGGGACACTCGCCGTGAGCGCCATTCGCTGCTCGCCTGGTTCCTCGCGCTGGGGCTTGCCGCACTGCTCGCCGCCCAGTTCCTCAACGTCCGGCTGGCCGCCTGA